In Oncorhynchus masou masou isolate Uvic2021 chromosome 10, UVic_Omas_1.1, whole genome shotgun sequence, a single genomic region encodes these proteins:
- the LOC135547485 gene encoding syntaxin-19-like: MRDRLEELRQRAQEFREARNKADETPFPEEDADPDDPAWVSVATPQQAVVFEEEPVLDNFLSEAQHIRGDITELETEVKNFSQHQRSLVAAMRRFSVMKKESSVTRDIKLQAESIHRRLDALSKKAQSLEGLQGLATATTRIQRSQHAALHRQFQQVMRLYNDSILNKQERCKHFIIRQLEVSGRDVTEEEVDQMVSAGKWEVFNQNLLNNERITRSKLSEIEQRHKELVNLESNMKELRDLFMDVFILVEEQGDYIDHIQTSVEKTQDYVAVSNEKFKMAARYKKNNPLRRLCCCCCPWR, translated from the exons ATGAGGGACCGTCTGGAGGAGCTGCGTCAGAGGGCCCAGGAGTTCCGCGAGGCAAGAAACAAGGCAGATGAGACTCCATTCCCTGAGGAAGATGCTGACCCAGATGACCCAGCGTGGGTTAGTGTCGCCACCCCGCAGCAGGCTGTGGTGTTTGAGGAGGAACCAGTCCTGGACAACTTCCTGTCTGAGGCTCAGCATATCCGCGGTGACATCACTGAGCTCGAAACCGAG GTGAAGAATTTTAGCCAGCATCAAAGGAGCCTGGTGGCAGCCATGCGTCGTTTCAGTGTGATGAAGAAAGAGAGCAGTGTGACAAGGGACATCAAGCTGCAGGCAGAGAGCATCCACAGACGGCTGGACGCCCTCTCCAAGAAGGCACAGAGTTTAGAAGGCCTGCAGGGACTAGCTACAGCCACTACACGCATCCAACGCTCCCAACACGCAGCGCTACACAGACAATTCCAGCAG GTGATGCGTTTGTACAACGACTCCATTCTCAATAAACAGGAGCGGTGTAAACACTTTATCATCCGTCAGCTGGAGGTGTCTGGTCGCGACGTCACCGAGGAGGAAGTGGACCAAATGGTTTCTGCGGGAAAGTGGGAGGTGTTTAACCAGAACCTCCTCAACAATGAACGCATCACACGCTCTAAGCTGTCTGAGATCGAGCAGAGACACAAG GAGCTGGTGAATCTGGAGAGCAACATGAAAGAGCTGAGAGATCTGTTTATGGATGTCTTTATTTTGGTGGAGGAGCAGGGAGACTACATAGATCACATCCAGACCAGCGTAGAGAAGACACAGGACTATGTCGCCGTCAGTAACGAGAAGTTTAAAATGGCTGCCAGGTACAAGAAAAATAACCCTTTGAGGAGGCTGTGCTGCTGTTGCTGCCCCTGGAGGTGA